The DNA region TTTGTACCAAATATCTTTAATGAATTTGGGATTCGGTGATTCTATCTGTCAAAGTAGTAGTATAGTTGTATATTAACATGTAAGGACGCTGGTGTAGTCCGAttccttttagaaaaaaaaatacttttaccTCCTCTGTGTAACTCCATCTAAGGTTTTGTAATATAATTCTGACACAGAAACTTCCATAACCAGTCTGAGGAAAACACAAATACCTAAGCATATCTGGTGTTTCCACTCAGAAGCACTGACATTCCTCTGTTTGCATAATGACCTAATAGATTAGATGTGCCCCATGTATAaattttcatatatataaatTTGATGTCTCCCGTCTGATTATTTTTGctagtacagtatgtttattttctgttctttggTCCTTCTACATTAATATTACAGGAATCCTCTCTAGTCGAGTGAGGCttccaaagaaaacaaaaaacattaataattacTCTTGTTTTGTAGTTTGGCTGCTGCAGGTTGAAAAGTGTTTCCTTGAGAGctgttttcaatcatttttaattCTAATTCTATATGGGCTTATATTCTATAAGGCACTTTTGCTATATTAGATAGTAGTAAGTGGGGAGACAAACATGAACTATGCCTCAAAGTTCATGTGTCTTTATCTCTCGAGAATATCTGATTGCATTGTACATCTAACGCTTTGTCTTCCCCACCACTGCAGCTCTCTCAGCTCATTACCGGGTGTGTGAACCCTACTCGGACCACAAGGGGCGTTATCACTTCGGCTTTCACTGCCCACGCCTCTCAGACAACAAGACCTACATGTTCTGCTGCCACCACAACAACACAGCCTTCAAGTACTGCTGCAACGAGACTGAGTTCCAGATGGTCATGCAGATCAACCTCACCACCACCTCTGATGGTTATGCACACAAGTGagtgataataacaataataagaacAGCCATAATAATAGCAACAAAGACAATGCTGATGATGCCCTGCTGATGACAACACTCGACGATGGCATTTTGCTTACTGGACTGTCAATTTATTGACAACGTAGGCTGCACAATAATACTTGACAATTGCTGTGATGTTCCAGGCACATATGCACTTATCTGTCTTTTCATTATGAACTAGAAAGAATTCAGTGCGAGCATACCTCCCAAGACTGCTAAAAACCTCAAAGTCTGTATTTTAAtaacaggaaatgtttggaaGTTTTCCATCTACATCTGGATCTGGATCAAAACACACATGGTGACGGACAGTCATGTagattttgggaaatactgaAATGGATGAATTATTAAACTGACCTAGCGGGCATGAGGCCACTATGCCAGAGACTCATTTTTTTGTTGGAAAATGAAGGGGCTTAGTGAGAGGCACAGATGTCCcaatcacatttttttgcttCTGATCCTGAACTAAATCCTTTAATATTAAGTATCTGACTTGAGTAAGAATACTCCAAgtattttcatcatattttatgtttttccacaTAATACAGCTACTCAAAACATGCGTCTGAACGTCTGAATATGGTTGCAATTTCACTATGCATTCAAaagtttttgtaaaatatgtccTATAAACCTTTGCTGAACCATTagaggaaaatatgaaaaacaaaatttttgTTGTTGATATCATCCAAATATGTACCAAATTAGGATGAGATAGGATGAAACATGTAGGACAAAAAGAATCTGTATCATCTTGTATCATTACGAGATCTGTAATGATTATATTGATCTTGAAATAAGCAATGCAAGAATAAGGCAGGACATTTGCCTCTATGCTTTATGGTTCAGGAGTAATGAGCCACAATATGAAGTGCTTCATAAATGGCCACGTTCTGGCACTATCCAGccaaaaaaataattagttCTTCTTTGGGCCATGACGGAACTTTCCACCAAAttacactgaaatgtgttttgtagtttttaagaTATGCtgctgaaacacaaacaaacaaacatagcCGCCTAGGTGGAGGTAGTTGGGGGAAAAAATAGGCTGCGCTGAATCTTGAGTAGAGTTTTATGCAAACAGCTATGGTTGGAACAAACAGTTTCAGAGATGACATTTCCTCAGATCAGATAAAAACAGCCGGTCATATTCGGCTGGCTCCCTCGACAGTATCGCACTCATTGACACTGTTTGCCTCTTGCTCAGAGGGTTCGGTAACATTGATCTACACCTACAGAGGGATTCAAAACCGCCACAGAGAATaacagaagctgaaaccagttgttgtgttgtgttgttcaGTTGCTGGTTATTATATCAAGTATCACTACAGTGTCCTCGACTATGACATAGAAATTCATGAAATGAATTATAGTATACTTTCTAGTGTTATTAATAGTAACCTACACCAGACATACCAATATATTACAATATGATATCACAGAGGACACATAAACCTGGCGGTACACGCATCCCTTGCAGGATAAGCAGATTTAAGCTGAGTAaaggacacagaaaaatgaGCCTCTTGTTCAGTGGGAGCTCTCAATGGGAGGACTGGGTGACAAAAACACAGCTCTCTGTACTAATACCCTCCCAGCATGCCTCTCTCGGACGGTTCACACTGCCCTGCAGCAGGtcatgatatttcattttattgtcagATGGCCTGTTGGGCCATTCCCTCATCCTGGCTCACTGAGCGAGAGGATTGCAGGCTTGATATTTACCACTGGCCAAGTGAGTTAAACTGGCCATAATTCTGCTCTTTCCTCACCTTGCGTGGTGAAAGTGGTATCATAGTTTGAGATTTACTGCAGTTCAAGGTAATACCAAAGGCATTTGGTCTCTGAGGGATTCACAGGTCAATGCATTAAGGCATATAGTCCTCCATATAGTTAGTCACTCCATAAGTAACTGAAATGCTGCAGAATCGAAATATATTCAGTGTGCAAGAGTTATATGAGATGCACTTTATTAAAAGCAACAGGAAAAGCTACAAACTTTTGACAGATAATCAATTGCATCTGCTTTCCCTCTTGGAGGAAGCTGTGTTTAATATTGAATAACATTTGCTTTAGTCGTGTGGTCATGATCGATCCCTCCGAGGACTGTGTACATATTCTTGTTTGCTTACCCTCAGGTTGACTTACGGTAAATACAGCCCTGTATGGAAAGCCTGCTGCCTCCTGAAATTACTTTAGTAGACATAAAAATTAGATTATAGGTAAATGTCTCAGACGCAGAGGTGAGGAAAGGTAAATGCAGTTAAGGAGACATTTAGGTTTGAGTGCAGCAGTGGTTTTCACTTGCCTTGGTGCTCATCTGAGCAGTATGAATGTTCgttttaaagtcatttattcAGATAAATATCCCCAAGGCCACATCATATTCAGACTGAAGTGGATTCACTTGATTTACTGAACTAGAAGCACTACAGTCAAACAAATTGCAAGTTATGCCTAAATGACATAAAAGATGagtttacctccaaataaatcTCTATTTCTTAGTAATATTCTGTGTCATCTATGTCTCGCAAAGTCagaataatattttttcattctgtctAATAGAAGCTTCCTGACATGACTGAGGGGTGGGTGGTTAGGTAGGTAGGTTGGTAGGTGGATGGGTAGATGGGtgggtaggtaggtaggtaggtaggtaggtaggtaggtaggtagatGGGTAGATGGGTAGGCAGgtaggtgggtgggtgggtaggTAGGGGTATGGGTAGGTAGGTTGGTAGGTAGGTAGGTTATTAATCCCCTGGGGAAATTTCTTTTTTACAGCAGCAATAGCAATAACAGAGTAGAAtaacaagaacaacaagaatATACTTGAAATATACAAATATGGAAATATACAAATGTGTAGTGcttggaaaaaggaaaaaaaaagacatcacacCAAGAGATACTTTGCACCCCTGTTTTGGCAAATGCTGCTTTCTCAAATCTCTTAAGAAGCTATTTCTGCTCATTTACCTTGCTGTGCTTTACGGATGTGGGTGGACTAAAAGAAAGTTCAAGTGTGCCCCACATAAATTCATCTGGATCATgtaatacatgaaaaaaatttATGAGAGGTGAAAACAAGGAGCACAGATTTTCAGAGCCAAGTTGAGATGGATTAAAAAGTCTCTGGTGCTAATGAAATTCTTGAAAGTCCAATTTAAGAAGCAGtatttaaaaagcagcaaaaagaaCAGATGGAgggtgaatatatatatatatatatatatatatatatatatatatatatatatatatatatatacacacacacacacactcatatatatacaaacacacacacatacacataataatttatatatttatctggTATCTATCAAGGGAGGATTTGATAAATGTCCGTGCTCTTTTTCAGCATGGTCTCTTGCCACATGAACAGCAAACATTCACACCTGGCAGCTCCGTCATAGTTATTAGGAGTTAAGACCCAGTTTAAGGGTATCTGGATGATAGTTAGTGAGCATGTGAAGAGTGTTTATCATTGTCTTACCCAGATTACACTATGCTAATACTCCCAGTCTGTCTTTTCTGCAGTAACTATACAGCCCTGGTCGGAGTGTGGATCTATGGCTTCTTCGTCATGGTGCTGCTGGCTCTGGACTTTCTCTACTACTCAGCCATAAACTACGAGCTGTGCCGGGTCTACCTGGAGAAATGGGGTCTGGGAGGACGCTGGCTGAAGAAGGCTCGGAGTCAGTGGCATAGGTCCATGCCAGAAGAGAGCGAAGCCCAGGCTCAAGCTCAGCCTATGGTCCCTAGTCACT from Thunnus albacares chromosome 7, fThuAlb1.1, whole genome shotgun sequence includes:
- the shisal1b gene encoding protein shisa-like-1a isoform X2, encoding MTITSRQSFNVLTVIFLLLSTAALSAHYRVCEPYSDHKGRYHFGFHCPRLSDNKTYMFCCHHNNTAFKYCCNETEFQMVMQINLTTTSDGYAHNNYTALVGVWIYGFFVMVLLALDFLYYSAINYELCRVYLEKWGLGGRWLKKARSQWHRSMPEESEAQAQAQPMVPSHYQPRHSLRGESHSPTLLPYNTSTA
- the shisal1b gene encoding protein shisa-like-1a isoform X1: MTITSRQSFNVLTVIFLLLSTAALSAHYRVCEPYSDHKGRYHFGFHCPRLSDNKTYMFCCHHNNTAFKYCCNETEFQMVMQINLTTTSDGYAHNNYTALVGVWIYGFFVMVLLALDFLYYSAINYELCRVYLEKWGLGGRWLKKARSQWHRSMPEESEAQAQAQPMVPSHYQPRHSLRGESHSPTLLPYNTSTAW